Proteins encoded together in one Kitasatospora albolonga window:
- a CDS encoding ABC transporter ATP-binding protein: protein MIRFEQVGKVYPDGTTAVDGLSFEVAEGELMTLVGPSGCGKTTTMMMVNRLIEPTSGRILVGGEDIAGTDPVKLRRRIGYVIQQVGLFPHRTVLDNTATVPALVGWKRARARERAAELLDLVGLDPGTYGSRYPAQLSGGQRQRVGVARALAADPPVLLMDEPFGAVDPVVRERLQNEFLALQERVRKTVLMVTHDIEEAVRMGDRIAVYGDGRIEQLDTPAAVLGTPATPYVARFVGSDRGLKRLSVTAIEPEDLEEPPVARLEERAAVAADRLRAAGARWAVVLNGTGELHGWVSADALRGAGERGTVGALARRMEAWVPVGAPLKQAFSEMLQHDAGWVAVLDGARFLGVLTPAKLHEALRRSVDADAQGVGREEVDFDSVADA from the coding sequence ATGATCCGGTTCGAGCAGGTCGGCAAGGTCTATCCGGACGGTACGACGGCGGTCGACGGGCTCTCCTTCGAGGTGGCGGAGGGCGAGCTCATGACGCTGGTCGGGCCGTCCGGCTGCGGCAAGACGACCACGATGATGATGGTGAACCGGCTGATCGAGCCGACCTCGGGCCGCATCCTGGTGGGCGGCGAGGACATCGCCGGGACCGACCCGGTGAAGCTGCGCCGCCGGATCGGCTATGTGATCCAGCAGGTCGGCCTCTTCCCGCACCGCACGGTCCTGGACAACACGGCGACCGTCCCGGCGCTGGTCGGCTGGAAGCGGGCGCGGGCCCGGGAGCGGGCGGCGGAGCTGCTGGACCTGGTGGGCCTGGACCCGGGGACGTACGGCTCGCGCTATCCGGCGCAGCTGTCGGGCGGCCAGCGCCAGCGGGTGGGCGTGGCGCGGGCGCTGGCCGCCGATCCGCCGGTGCTGCTGATGGACGAGCCGTTCGGGGCGGTGGACCCGGTGGTGCGGGAGCGGCTCCAGAACGAGTTCCTGGCGCTCCAGGAGCGGGTGCGCAAGACGGTCCTGATGGTCACGCACGACATCGAGGAGGCGGTGCGGATGGGGGACCGGATCGCGGTGTACGGGGACGGGCGCATCGAGCAGCTGGACACCCCGGCCGCCGTGCTCGGCACCCCGGCGACCCCGTACGTGGCCCGGTTCGTCGGCTCGGACCGGGGGTTGAAGCGGCTGTCGGTGACCGCGATCGAGCCGGAGGACCTGGAGGAGCCGCCGGTGGCGCGGCTGGAGGAGCGGGCCGCCGTGGCGGCGGACCGGCTGCGGGCGGCGGGGGCCCGGTGGGCGGTGGTGCTGAACGGCACGGGCGAGCTGCACGGCTGGGTGTCGGCGGACGCGCTGCGGGGCGCCGGGGAGCGGGGGACGGTGGGCGCGCTGGCCCGCCGGATGGAGGCGTGGGTGCCGGTGGGCGCCCCGTTGAAGCAGGCGTTCAGCGAGATGCTCCAGCACGACGCGGGGTGGGTGGCGGTGCTGGACGGGGCCCGGTTCCTGGGGGTCCTGACGCCCGCGAAGCTCCATGAGGCGCTGCGCCGGTCGGTGGACGCGGACGCGCAGGGCGTGGGGCGCGAGGAGGTGGACTTCGACTCGGTGGCGGACGCGTGA